A window of the Cheilinus undulatus linkage group 21, ASM1832078v1, whole genome shotgun sequence genome harbors these coding sequences:
- the hs3st2 gene encoding heparan sulfate glucosamine 3-O-sulfotransferase 2 produces MAHRFLSSTNRFSARFAFIFTVSLSCTYLCYSILFCRGTIMTNQGYEGKRCPPSKNAGGKKLLGNLDNCASLGVRSALDVSTAAQRGSDKAPDSSGGHWADMKLRNMSVAQKYGNKKLPNALIVGVKKGGTRAVLEFIRIHPDVRALGTEPHFFDRNYDRGLDWYRGLMPRTLDSQITLEKTPSYFVTREAPRRISSMSHETKLIVVVRNPVTRAISDYTQTLSKKPDIPTFEELAFKNRSLGLVDTSWNAIRIGMYILHLENWLQYFRPSQMHFVSGERLITDPAGEMGRVQDFLGLKRIITDKHFYFNRTKGFPCLKKPESSSQPRCLGKSKGRTHVQIDQEVIDQLQEFYRPFNIKFYETVGQDFKWD; encoded by the exons ATGGCACATAGGTTCCTCTCATCTACGAACAGATTCAGCGCCAGATTCGCCTTCATATTCACCGTGTCACTATCCTGCACCTATTTATGCTATAGTATTCTTTTCTGTCGCGGCACAATCATGACAAATCAGGGTTACGAGGGGAAACGATGCCCGCCCAGCAAGAACGCCGGAGGGAAGAAACTTCTTGGGAATTTGGACAATTGCGCATCGCTGGGTGTCAGATCCGCTCTGGATGTGTCCACTGCTGCCCAGCGAGGATCAGACAAAGCTCCTGACTCATCTGGAGGTCACTGGGCTGACATGAAGTTGAGAAACATGAGTGTGGCGCAGAAATATGGGAATAAGAAGCTGCCAAATGCGTTAATAGTCGGCGTAAAGAAAGGAGGCACCCGGGCGGTGCTGGAGTTCATCCGGATACATCCAGATGTGCGCGCGCTAGGAACAGAGCCGCACTTTTTCGACAGAAACTATGACAGAGGGCTCGACTGGTACAG GGGGCTGATGCCACGAACCCTCGACAGCCAGATCACATTAGAGAAGACTCCCAGCTACTTTGTCACCCGAGAGGCCCCCAGACGCATCTCCAGCATGTCCCACGAGACCAAGCTGATTGTTGTGGTGCGTAACCCAGTCACTAGAGCGATCTCTGACTACACACAGACTCTCTCCAAGAAGCCAGACATTCCTACATTTGAAGAGCTGGCCTTCAAGAACAGAAGTCTGGGACTTGTCGATACTTCCTGGAATGCCATTCGAATCGGGATGTACATTCTGCACCTGGAGAACTGGCTGCAGTACTTCCGCCCGTCACAGATGCACTTTGTGAGTGGGGAGAGGCTGATCACGGATCCGGCAGGGGAAATGGGACGCGTTCAGGACTTTCTGGGATTGAAGCGAATAATCACAGACAAACACTTTTACTTTAACCGAACCAAAGGCTTCCCCTGTCTGAAAAAGCCAGAGAGCAGCAGTCAGCCGCGCTGCCTTGGCAAATCGAAAGGCAGAACTCATGTACAGATCGACCAGGAGGTCATAGACCAGCTTCAGGAGTTTTATAGGCCATTTAATATCAAGTTCTATGAGACTGTTGGACAGGACTTCAAGTGGGATTAA